Part of the Aurantiacibacter aquimixticola genome, ATGCGGAAGGCATGGAAACGCAGGCTGCGCTGCGCCGCCTCAAGCAGGGAACCGCAGGACAATGAGCCGTTCCGGACAGGACTCCCAGCGACGGCTCAAGAGCTCCAAGAAGCGCAAAGCCAGCTCGCAGCGCTGGTTGGAGCGGCAGCTGAATGACCCTTATGTGAAAAAGGCAAAAGACGAGGGCTGGCGAAGCAGGGCGGCCTTCAAGCTGATCGAGCTCGACGATCGGTTCGGACTGGTCAAGGGATCGAAGCGCGTCGTCGATCTCGGCATTGCGCCCGGCGGCTGGGCGCAGGTCGTCCGCAAACGCGCGCCACAGGCGACGGTGGTCGGCATCGACTATCTCGAAACCGAACCGATCGACGGCGTTACGATCCTGCAAATGGACTTCATGGACGAGGGCGCGCCCGCCGCGCTGGAGGAGGCGCTGGGCGGCCCGGCCGATCTCGTCCTGTCGGACATGGCGGCGAACACAGTCGGTCACAAGCAGACGGACCACTTGCGGACCATGGCGCTGGTCGAGGCGGCCGCGTGGTTCGCCGTCGAGAATCTGACCAAGGGCGGCGCATTTCTCGCCAAGGGGTTTGCGGGCGGGACGGACAAGGATCTGCTCGATCTGCTGAAGAAGCACTTCACGAGTGTCAAACACGCCAAGCCCCCCGCCAGCCGCAAGGGATCGAGCGAATGGTATGTGGTGGCGCAGGGCTTCAAGGGTCGCTCCGACGCCTGATGCGCAAAGAAAAAGCCCCGGCGCTGACCGGGGCTTTTTCTTTGCGCAGACGAAGGCGATCAGGTGCCGGGATTTTCCGCCACGGGCTGCTCGTCGCCCATCGCACCGGCTGCCTCGATGGCCGAGGGATCGGCACCGTCGACTGCGCCCGGACCTTCACCCGGCGCATCGACCTCGTCGCCAGCTTCGGTCTCGGCTTCGACATATTCGGGGAGTGCAAGATTGCTGCCGTTCTGGTTCATATACAGCATGACGTTGGCCCGGTCTTCCGCGCTGCTGAGTCCGGCGAAGCTCATCTTCGTGCCATTGGCGTAACCGCGCGGGCTGAGAAGCCAAGCGCTCATTTCTTCCCAAGTCCAATTGCCGCCCTTTTCGGCGAGCGCGCTGGAATAGGCGAAACCCGCATCCTGCCCGGCGATGGGCGATCCCATCACACCGTGGAGATTGGGGCCGATACCGGCCGGTCCGCCTTGGGCGATCGAATGGCAGGCCGTGCATTTGGCAAACACGGCCTCACCTGCCTCTGCGGAGCCTTCCGCCAGAAGCTGTGCCAGCGGCGGTCCGCTATCGGCGGCCGCGCCTTCTTCAGGCGCATCGATGCAGTAGCCACAAACCTCAGGCGGCTCCGCGTTACCGCCATGGAAATACATTCCGGCGACGATGGAACTACCCAGCGCGATGCCGCAGCTGGCGAGAACCCAGCCAAAAGTGGTATTGAGACGGTCGTTCATGATTGCAGTCGTTCTTCAGCCATTCCGGTGTGTGAGCGCGCTCTAATGTCCAGCGGCTAGGCGCGCAAGGGCGTAAAGCGGCTTGTTCGCCTGCCGCAGCGAAGCTAGCGACGCAGGCGATGGACAGCTTCCCAGCCCCTGCCAGAGAAATGGTCGAAACCATGCGGCGTTCCGCAGCAGACGAACCCGCGCGCGCCATCGCGTTCCAGGGCTCGCCCGGCGCCAATTCCCACAGCGCGGCGATGAATTGGGCGCCCGAAGCACTGCCGCTGCCCTGTTTCAGCTTCGCCGCCGCCATAGACGCGGTGAAGAATGGCGATGCGGGTTGCGCGATGATCCCGATCGAAAATTCGCAGGCCGGGCGCGTGGCGGACATCCATTTCCTGCTGCCCGAAAGCGGCCTGTCCATCGTCGGCGAATATTTCATGCCGATACACCACGCGCTGATGGCGCTGTCCGACGGTCCGTTCAAGGCGGCCTACAGCCACCCGCATGCCCTCAGCCAGAGCAGGCATTATCTGCGGGAGCGCGGCATCGTCCCGCTCAGCCACGCAGATACGGCAGGCGCAGCGGCCCATGTGGCGCAGGCCGGCGACCCGGATATTGCAGCGATCGCACCCGAAATCGCAGCCGATCTCTACGGCTTGAAAATCGTCGACCGCAATGTCGAGGATACAACCGACAACACCACCCGCTTCGTCGTGCTGGCGAAGGATCCACTCGATCCTGCAACGCTGGCCGGTCAGGATGCGATGACCACCTTCGTCTTCGCTGTGAAGAACATTCCTGCCGCGCTTTACAAGGCGATGGGTGGTTTTGCGACCAATGGCGTCAACATGACCAAGCTGGAAAGCTATCAGAAGGGCGCGAGTTTTGCCGCCAGCATGTTCTTTGCCGATATCGTCGGCGCGCCGGGCGATCCGGCGGTCGACCGTGCATTGGAGGAACTTGCCTTTCACTGCGAGGAGGTCCGCATGTTCGGCAGCTATCCCCTGGCGCGCAAGCGGGGCTGACGGATGGTGAATGCCAAGGCGTTGCGTCGTGCGCGCCGCCATGTCACACAGCCCTTGTGACGACGGGTCAGGGGACAGATGCGCTACCGGCGCGAGGGGACGATTTTGCGCAGGCCTGGCGCGAGATGCGCGCCGACGACTCCATCCAGTTCGCCGAAGTCGATATGCCCGATCAGCCGCCGCCACCCGATTGGCTGGTGCGTTTCATGGAATGGCTCGCCACGGTGTTCGAACCCGTGGGCCTCCTCTTCGTCGCCATGTGGCCGGTCCTTATGTGGGTGCTGATCGCCGCTGGCGTGGCGCTGCTCGCTTTCGGGCTATGGCGCACCTTCGCGCCCGAAGCAGGTGCCCGTCGGCGCAAGCGCGCGGCAGAGGAGGAGGCCTGGGTCCCCGATGAGCGCGAGGCGTTGGCCCTGCTGGAAGAGGCGGATCGCCTCGCTGCCGAGGGCCGCTATGACGAGGCGACGCACTTATTGCTCAAGCGGTCGGTCGGCCAGATCGCCGAGGCAAGGCCCGATATCGTCGAGCCGTCGAGCACAGCGCGCGAACTCTCGGCAGAGCCGCGCATTCCCGACGATGCGCGCACCGCTTTTTCGGTGATCGCGGGGCGGGTGGAACGCAGCCTGTTCGCGCTCACCAAATTGTCTTCCGACGATTGGGCGGCGGCGCGTGCGGCCTATGCCGAATTCGCCTTGCAGCAAAAGGCGCTTGCCGCGTGACCCGCCAGCGCAGCCCCTTCCGTCCCGTCGTGGTGCTCGGCCTGCTCGGTGTCGGCGTGTTCGCGTTTCTCCTAATGCTCTACGCGCTCGCGCAGGGCTGGACGGGACAGAACGAACGCGATGGCGGCGCGCATGCCGCGTCCAACGGACTGACGGGCTATGCAGGTCTTGCTCAGATGCTGGAAGGCAGCGGTTACGATGTCGAGCTGTCCCGCGCACGGTCGTCTTACGACAGTTACGGGCTGCTCGTTCTGACCCCGCCGCTCTATGCGGATCCCGAAGAGCTTGCCGAGATCATCGAGCAGCGGCGCGATGCCGATACCGGGCCCACTCTGGTCATCATGCCGAAATGGGCTGCATTCGCCATTCCCGAACAGATGGATGTCGAGGCCGAGGAAGGCTGGGTGTTCATATCCGATGCGACCAGTCCCGACTGGTTTTCGGACCTCGCTTTTTTCGATGGCGGAGAACTGGCCGTCGGCGAAACGGGCGGATGGAACGCCTTTGGTGACAATGGCTCCGTGCCCGATGGCGAGCGTGTGCAGGCCCTGACCGAGCAGCCCGACCGGGCGCTTGGCGCCGTGGTGCTGGACAGCGAAGGCGACCTGCTCGCCGGAACCCTGCCGCCGCAGTGGGAAGGCGGCGATTACGATTATGCGCCCTATCCCACTGTAGTCGTCTTCGAACCCGACCTGATGAACAATTACGGTCTGGGAGAGCAGGAACGCGCTCGGCTAGCCATGCAGCTAGTGGAAACGGCCATGGGCGGCGAGCCCGACCTGCCCGTCATCTTCGACCTCACCCTGCCCGGCCTAGGCGCGAGCGAGAACCTGCTCACCCTCGCCTTTCGCCCCCCGTTTCTGGCTGCGACATTGTGCCTGTTGCTTGCGGCGCTGGTGATCGGCTGGCGCGCTTTCCGCCGTTTCGGCCCGCCCGTGGCCGAGGCACCTGCAATGGCGCGCGGCAAGCGCCAGCTGGCGCAGAACGGCGCGGCGCTGATCGCTCGGGTGAAGCGCTTCCACCTGCTGGCGGATCCCTATGCCGCGCTGATGGGCAAGCGGATCGCCGACTCGCTCGGCATTCGGGAGGCCAATCCCGAGCTTCGGGCGAACGCAATCGACGCGGCGCTGGAACGGCGCGGACATGACGGACCCGGCTTCGCCGCGCGGGCCGACATCCTGCGCAAGGCCGACAGCCCCGGTGACATCATTCGCGCCGCGCGCGCACTCAAATCCCTCGAAAGGACGCTGAATCAATGACAATGACCCTTGAACAGACCGCCGAGCTTGCGGGTGCGATCCGCAGCGAAGTGGGCAAGGCCATCGTCGGCATGGACGACACGATCGAACACCTGCTGATTGCGCTTGTCGCGCAGGGTCACGTCCTGCTCGAAGGCCCGCCGGGCACGGCCAAGACCTTCCTTGCCAATTGTTTCGCCCACGCCACGGGCCTCGATTTCGGGCGCATCCAGTTCACGCCGGACCTGCTGCCTGGCGACATTCTCGGCTCCAATCTGTTCAACTTCCAGACCAGCCAGTTCACCCTGACGCGCGGACCGATCTTCTGCGAACTGCTGCTGGCGGACGAAATCAACCGCACGCCGCCCAAGACGCAGGCGGCGCTACTGGAAGCCATGCAGGAACGTCGGGTGACGCTCGATGGCGAAAGCCACGCGCTCGGCGATTTCTTCATGGTGGTGGCAACCCAGAACCCGATCGAGAACCAGGGTGTCTATCCGCTGCCCGAAGCCCAGCTCGATCGTTTCGCCTTCAAACTGCTGATCCCTTATCCAAGTGCCGAGGAAGAGGCGAAGATCGTCTCCCGTTTCGGCGAGCGCAGCGGGCCGCAGAAGCCCGCCGATTTCGGAATTGCGCAGATTGCCTCGCCCGACGCCATCGCCGGCGCGCAGGCCGCCGTGAAACAGGTTACGCTGGCGCCTGAAATCATCGAATATGCCGTGTCGCTCGTGCGCGCGACCCGCGAAAGCGCCGATCTGGCGGGCGGTGCATCTCCGCGTGCAGCCGTGCTGTTGTCCAACGCTGCGCGGGCCCGCGCAGCATTGCAGGGCCGCAATTACGTGATCCCCGACGATGTGAAGGCCTTGGCGACAGCAACGCTGCGACATCGTCTGATGCTCTCTCCGGCGGCCGAGATCGAAGGCAAGCTGGTGGAAGATCTCGTTTCCGGACTGATCGACGAAACCGAGGCGCCGCGCTAACTCACGATGGACCGCATCCGCGCCTTCCTCTCCCGGATCCCGCCAATCCCGATCGTGCCGACACCGCTCACGCTGGTGCTGCTCGGCCTGCTGGCCCCCATCGCGGTGGTCGTGGCGGCGACAGCACCTGGTGCCTGGGTGGTGGCCCCGGCCGCCGGTTTCGCGCTGCTGCTGGTCATGTTGATCGACGGATGGCTTGCAGGTTCGCTGGCGACGTTCGAATATCACATTCCCGGCGATGTCGAGGTGGGCCAGCCAGCCATGCTGCGGGTCGATGCGACGATCGAGCGCGATGCGGATGCGGCGCTTCCGGAAGCTTCCATTGGCTTCGATCCGCGGCTGGGCGAAAGGGGCTTGATGGAGTTTCGCTTGCAACCCACTAGCGAAGCAGGCGGCTTCTCCGGCTTCGGAGAAGCGGTGCCGGTGCGGCGCGGCACGGGCGAGTTGCACGATCTGTGGCTACGCTGGCGGGGCCCGCTCGGCCTTGCCGTTCGTCAGATCCATCGCCACCTGGACGCGCAGCTGCGCGTCTGGCCGGACCTGTCACCAGTGCGCTCCCCGCAATTGCAAACTTTTTTGCGCGACAGCCAGTTCGGCCTCGTCGCCCGGCGTATCCGCGGCGAAGGCACTCAGTTCGAAGCGCTGAGCGAGTACGAGCCCGGCATGGACCGTCGCCGCATCGACTGGAAGGCGAGCGCGCGCCACACCGCGCTCTATGCGCGTGAAAACGAGAGCGAGCGTGACAATCAGATCGTCTTCGCTTTCGATTGCGGGCAAAGCATGTGTGAGCCGGTCGACGGCCTGCCGCGTATCGACCGCGCCGTCTCCGCCGCGCTTACGGCCGCCTATGTCGCGCTGAAGGGCGGAGACCGCGTCAGCCTGTTCGGTTTTGCCGATCACCCACAGGTGATGACGCCCTTCGTGTCCGATACACGCGCATTTCACCGTTTGCAGAGCGCAGCCGCAGAGCTCGACTACGTCGCGCGGGAACCCAATTTCACGCTAGCTCTCGCCACGCTGACTGCCCGGCTGAAACGGCGTTCGCTGATCGTGCTCTTCTCCGATTTCGCCGATCCGACTTCGGCCGAGCTGATGGTCGAAAGCGTCGAGCGGCTGGTGCGCCACCATCTCGTGATTTTCGTTACCATGGTGGATGAGGAACTGGAGGAGATGACCGCCGGCGAGCCGGACAGCATGGGCGATATCGCCATTGCCGTGGGTGCCGATGCCCTCGCTCGCCAGCGCGCGCTCGTGCTGCAACGCCTGCGCCGCCTCGGCGTCGACGTCATCGAAGCGCCGCACGATCGGATCGGATACCAGTTGATCGACCTTTATCTCGAGACGAAGCGATCGGAGGCGATCGGCTGATGGCTCTCCCATTCTTCAACTCCGCCGAGATCGAACCGCCTGCCGATATCGAAGCGGCATCCCTGCGATCAGACCGCTTCCGGCTCGAACGCGAAGTGGACTGGCAGCGGCTGGAAGCGATCGTCACCGCGCTCGAGAAAAACCGCCCCAAACGCATCAGCGACGACGATCTGCTCGAACTGCCGGTGCTTTATCGCAAGACCGCATCCAGCCTCGCCGTGGCGCGGGAAACGTCGCTCGATGCGGCGACGCTCGATTATCTCGAGGCGCTGGTGCGCCGTGCCTGGTTTCAGATTTACGGTCCGCGCATGGGCCTGTTCGGCTGGCTGCGACGCTTTTTCCTGGGCGGATGGAGCGCGTCGGTGCGCGCCATCTGGCTGGACATCTGCATCGCTTTTGCAGTGATGGCGGCCGGGACAGCGGTCGGCTGGCTGCTCGTCGCGCGCGATCAGGAGTGGTTCTACGCGCTCGTGCCCGGTGGAATGGCGGGCGGCCGCGTCCCCGGTGCCAGCCGCGAAGTGCTGGAAGAAACGCTGGCGACCACCGATGGCGCAGAAGGACTGACCGTCTTTGCCGCCGCACTGTTTTCCAACAACACAGGCGTGACGATACTCGCCTTTGCCCTCGGATTCGCCTTCGGCGTCCCGACGCTGCTCCTGCTGGTCTACAACACGGCGCTGCTGGGCGCGATGTTCTGGGTGTTCGCCGAGGCCGGGCTCGGCTGGGAATTCGGCGCGTGGCTCTCCGTCCACGGTACCACCGAATTGCTTGCCATTCTGCTCGGCGGGGCGGCGGGCGTGCATATCGGACGGCAGATGGTCTTCCCCGGAGAGCGGTCGATCCTCACCGCCATGCAGGAAGCCGGCGTGCGCGCGGCGCAGGTGCTGGCGGGCTGTACCATCATGCTGATCATCGCCGGATTGCTGGAAGGCTACGCCAGGCAACTGGTTGGCGACATGGGCAGCCGCTACGCCATCGGCGGGGCGATGCTGGCGATCTGGATCGGCTATTTCCTCGCCGTGCGACGGACAGAGGAGCGCGCGCTGTGAACGCGATCACGCAGGCGATGCGGGATGAGGCCGGCAAGCGCGCACGCATGCTGGTGACGCCGGAAGGGTTGGCGCTGCCGCTGACCGTAGGCAGTCGCGGCAGCCGCGCGGGCGCGCTGCTGCTGGACCTGACTTTCATCTTTATCGGCGTCATCGTGTTCCTGGTGTCGCTGACGGCCATCGGTATCGGCATCTTCACCTCCGGCATGGACGAATCCAATCCGGCGCTGGAATTGGTGATCGTCGCGATCATCATGCTCCTTTTCCTCGCCCGTTACGGTTACTTCATGTGGTTCGAGCTTGGCCCACGCGCGGCGACGCCGGGCAAGCGCTTGCTCGGCCTGCGGGTTGCGGCGCGCGATGGCGGTCGGCTGACCGCGGAAATGGTCATTGCCCGCAATCTGATGCGCGATGTGGAGGTGTTCCTACCGCTCTTCTTCCTGCTCGGCGGCGGCCAGAATGAAGGCATTTTCGGCATTGCCCTGTTCGCCTGGCTGGCGGTGTTCGTGCTGTTCCCGTTCTTCAACCGCGACAATCTGCGCGCGGGAGACCTAGTTGCGGGCACCTGGGTGGTCGAAGCCAAATCCGCCAAGCTGCGCGATGCCATGTCCGTCGCCCCCGATCGCAGCACCGATTACCGCTTCGGGGAAGCTGAACTTTCAATCTATGGCGAGCATGAGTTGCAGGTGCTGGAGCGCGTGCTGCGGCAGGATCAGCCCGACGCGATGCGTGACGTGGCCGACGCCATCACCCGAAAGATCGGCTGGCAGCTCGGCAACGGGGACGATCGCGAATTTCTCGGAGCTTTCTACGCGGCACTGCGCGGCCACCTTGAAAGCGGACTGCGTTTCGGAAAGCGCAAGCGGGACAAGCATTCGTAAGATCAAAGGCTTGTGCACAGGCGGTTTCGCATTTCACTTGCGCCCATGCTAAGGCTTTCGCCAATATTAACGGGGAGAGCTTACATGTCTTTCGGAAACAGACGTTTCGATCCCGACCTGGCGATGCAGGTCGCCGAGAAAGTCGGGCTGGCGATCATCATACTCATCGTCACCTGGCTGCTTGCAAAAGCCGCGAAATGGGCTTTCGCAAAGCTTGTCGACAATGTGACCTTCCTCCAGCGCGCGACTTCGAGCGGCGAAAGCCTGGGCACTCAGCTGGGCAAGATCGTCTCCCTGCTCATCTGGCTTCTCGGCCTGCTGGCAGTGCTCCAGGTCTTCGATCTTGGCGGCGTCATGCAGCCTGTCACCACGCTGCTTGATTCCATCATGGAATTCGTGCCGAACCTGATTGGCGCGGCGCTGATTTTCTTCATCGGCATCATGGTCGCCCGCATCGTGCGCGACCTGACAATCACGGCGTTGCAGACAGTCGATTTCGATCGTTGGGCGAACAAGGGCGGTGTCGACAATGTCACCGGCAATACCACGATCAGCAAGACGATCGGCGTGATCGTCTATGTGCTGATCATCATTCCGGTGGCGATCATGGCGCTGGAAGCGCTCGAACTGGAGTCGATTTCGCAACCCGCCAGCGAAATGCTGCAGCTGATCTTCGATGCCATTCCGCGCATTATCGGCGCGGCGATCCTGCTGGGTCTCGGCTATCTCATCAGCCGCTTCGTGGTCGATATCCTCAAGCAGCTCTTGAGCGGCTTCGGCGTCGACCGGTCGCTGGCAGAAAGTGGCATGCTGCCCGACGGGACGAAGGCATCCTCCATCATTGCACGCGTGGCGCAGGTGGCGATCATCCTGTTCTTCGCCATCGCCGCAACTCGCCTGCTGGCCTTTCCGGAACTGACCGCCATCCTCAACGAGGTGTTGGCGCTCGGTGGACGGGTCGTTTTCGGCGCGGTCGTGATCGGCTTCGGCTTTCTCCTCGCCAATCTTCTGGAGCGGGTGCTGTCCGGCACGAGCGGGGGCACGGCGGGCCAGATCGTGAAGTGGGCGACAATCGTTCTGTTCACCTTCATGGGCCTAAGCTTTACCGGCGTTGGCGATATCATCACCGAAACGGCCTTCACCGCACTGGTCGTCGGCTTCGCGGTTGCCGCCGCCCTGGCCTTCGGCCTCGGCGGGCGCGAATGGGCGGGCCGCAAGCTGGAGCAAATGGATCGGCGCATGGAAGATTATTCCGGCGGTTCGGCGATGACGTCCTCGGCCAGCGATCCCGCACCGTCCGAGGATCCGGAAAACCTGCCGCCCGGCGCATGACACTTGGCGCTTGAGCGCGGACGCGATACGGGGCGCAGGGTTATGATCCTGCGCCCTGCTTCTTTATCCGATGCCGAGCCGCTCGCCCAACTCGGCCGCACAAGCTTCTGCGCGGCATTCCAGCATCTCTATCGGCCAGAGGATCTCAAGAGCTTCCTGACCGAGGTTTACTCGGTCGAGGCGGTGAGAACGGAAATTGCCGATCCCAAGATCACCCACAGGCTCGCGCAGGATCGGGAAGGCAGCCCGCTCGCAGGCTTCGTAAAAATGCGCGCACCCAGCTGGTATGCCGAGCATTCAGATGCCGCTCGCCCAATCTCGCTCGGCCAGCTTTACACCGACCCGCAGCGGACCGGCGAAGGCATCGGCGCGGCGTTGATCGACTGGGCGATCGATTATTCGCGAAGCGAAGGGCACGATGCCGTCCAGCTGTCGGTGTGGAGCCAGAATTACGGCGCGCAACGCTTCTACCAGCGCTACGGCTTTGCGAAGATCGCCGACATCCATTTTCTGGTCGGTAAGCAGGTCGACGACGAGTTTCTCTTTGAATTGCGGTTCTGAGGCAGGGTTAAGCACACCTTAGGCCTTTTCCGGCATTCACTGCCGCGATGGGACACGCCGCACAAATCCTGCCCGAATTCGAGGCACCCGCCCCGCCGCTCGCAGACGAGCTGGTGAACGACCCTGCAATCGAGCGCATTCTCGGCAGCGTGCGGGGGCATCTCGGCGTCGAAATTGCCTTTGTGGCACGTTATATCGAAGGCGAGCAGCGCGAGCTGACGCATGTCAGTACCGATCTCGACCTGCCGATGGGGCCGGGTTACCGCAATCCGCGTGACGAGGGCTATTGCTGGCACATCCTAAATGGTCGCCTGCCCGAGCTGATCCAAGATGCAGCCGATCACCCGCTGACGGAAACGATGGAGATTACCCACTTCCTGCCCGTCGGCTGCCATATCAACACGCCGCTCCGCCTGTCCGACGGAACGGTATGGGGCAGTTTTTGTGCATTGGGCCGCAATCCCGATCGCACGATGAACGAACGCGATCTCGACATCCTCAAAAGCTTTGCGAGCCTTGCGGCGGAGCGGATCGAGTCTTCGCTCGAACACGATGTGCTTACCTATGAAGCGCGCAAGCGTGTCGAGTCGATGCTCGACGGCCATGGCGTCTCGACCTTTCAGCAGCCGATCGTCTCGCTGGGAAGCGGCGATCCTGTCGGCGTCGAATGCCTGTCGCGCTTTCCGGACCTGACCAAGCGCGGCCCGGAAGCCTGGTTCGAGGATGCCGAGCTGGTCGGCCTCGGCAAGGAACTCGAAATGACTGCCGTGCGCTGCGCGCTCGATACGCTCGGCCATATTCCGGACGGCCTGTACGCTACGATCAATGTTTCGCCGCAGACCGTCGCCACCGGGGCGCTGCGCGAGCTTCTGGAAAGCGTCGAGCCCGGCAACATCGTCGTCGAGATAACCGAACACTGCCAGGTCGACGATTTCGACGAACTGGCGCGGGAAATCGCAGCACTGAAGGCCCATGCGAAAATCGCCATCGACGATGTCGGCACCGGCTATGCCGGCCTGCGCCACATCGTCGATCTGCAACCCGACATCCTGAAAATGGACATGGTGCTCACGCGCGGGATCGAAGCCGATCCGGCGCGCAAGGCGATGACGGCGGCGCTGGTCCAGCTGGCACACGAAATCGGCTGTACGCTCGTTGCCGAGGGGATCGAGACCGAGCACGAAGCGCGCGTGATGCGCAAACTCGGCGTCGATTGCGGTCAAGGCTATCTGTTCTCGCGCCCGCTACCGGTGGTCGCGGCACAGCAATATCTCATGGAACACGCCGCGAAGGGCTGACCGCGCCCGTCAGGTTTCGCCGCGCAGTTTCTGTTGCCGTTCGCGGGTCATTTCCTTCGCGGCGTAGATATCGCCCTTGTCGATCTGCACATCGAGCCGATCCTTGTCGTGCTCTCGGTAATCGCGCTCGGCCTTGTCGATCTCTTCCTGACTGACGCCGATTTTCTCCAGCGCCATGCGGCCCATCGCCACAGCCGATTCGTAAAGTTCGCGGACAACATATTCGACCGGGCTTTTCGCCAGTTCGATGACCGAGCGCCTGTCGAAACCGCGCACGTAGATCGCGGCATCGGGGAACGCCTCATGGATGTTCTCGATCAGCTCGGCGTCCGGCACTTCGTCGGCGCAGAACATTATCAACTGCGACTGGTCCGCCCCGGCCTGGCGTAGCATGTCCATGCGCGTGCCGTCGCCGAAATAGACCTTGCTGCCGAACTCCTCCGCAATGTCGATCTGTTCGGCCTTCTTGTCGACCACGGTGACGGAGACGCCGCCATTCATCAGCGTTTGCGCGACGCCCTGTCCGAACCTGCCATAGCCGATGACGATGGCGGCCGCGCCTTCGTTCTGCGGTTCCTCGCGGGTCTCGTCCTCATCCTTGGGTTCCTGCCGGATGCGGCGTGTGGCGATCATCAGGAAGGGCGTCGCCGCCATAGACAGCGTCACGATTGCGCCGAAAATACTCGCCGTTTCCTGCTCTATCAGCAGCGCCTGCTGCGCGGTGGTGTAAAGCACGAAGGCGAACTCGCCGCCCTGGCTCAGCAGCAGGCCGAGCGCGAGTGCAGCGCGCCAGCGCATCTTGCTGAGCAGGCCGAGGCCGAAGATCAGCGCCGTCTTCACGACGATCAGCAGGATGGCGAAGCCGATCACGAAAAGCGGATTGGCCGCGACTGCACCGAGATCGAGCATCATGCCCACGGCGATGAAGAACAGGCCGAGCAGGATCGAACGGAATGGCTCGATATCCGCCTCGAGCTCGTGGCGATAAGGCGTGTCGGCCAGCATAACGCCGGCAATGAATGCGCCCAGCGCCGCCGACAGGCCGAGCGCCTGCATCAGTGTCGCACTGGCCAGCACCGTGAACAGCGCGGCGACGACGAACAGCTCGCGTTCGCCAAGGCCGCCGATCAAACGGAAGAGCGGTCTGATGATAACGCGCCCTGCCACAATCAGTCCGAGGATCGCGCCAACCGTCATCAACGCCAGCATCCAGCCGCCCGGCCCCTCCTCGGCGGCGGGATCGCGGCTCATCGCGGTCACGATCGTGATCAACGGAATGATCGAAAGATCCTGGAAAAGCAGGATGCCGAAGGCCTTTTCGCCGAACGGCGTGCGCAGACGGCCCGCCGTTTGCAACATCGGCAGCACCTGCGCGGTGGAAGACAGGCCGAGCGGCAGTCCGATCGCCAGCGCCGCCTCCAGCGTATAGCCGGCCAGCGCCAGCACCGTTGCCGTCACCGCCAGGCCGCAGGCAACCACCTGCGTCA contains:
- a CDS encoding GNAT family N-acetyltransferase, which encodes MILRPASLSDAEPLAQLGRTSFCAAFQHLYRPEDLKSFLTEVYSVEAVRTEIADPKITHRLAQDREGSPLAGFVKMRAPSWYAEHSDAARPISLGQLYTDPQRTGEGIGAALIDWAIDYSRSEGHDAVQLSVWSQNYGAQRFYQRYGFAKIADIHFLVGKQVDDEFLFELRF
- a CDS encoding mechanosensitive ion channel yields the protein MSFGNRRFDPDLAMQVAEKVGLAIIILIVTWLLAKAAKWAFAKLVDNVTFLQRATSSGESLGTQLGKIVSLLIWLLGLLAVLQVFDLGGVMQPVTTLLDSIMEFVPNLIGAALIFFIGIMVARIVRDLTITALQTVDFDRWANKGGVDNVTGNTTISKTIGVIVYVLIIIPVAIMALEALELESISQPASEMLQLIFDAIPRIIGAAILLGLGYLISRFVVDILKQLLSGFGVDRSLAESGMLPDGTKASSIIARVAQVAIILFFAIAATRLLAFPELTAILNEVLALGGRVVFGAVVIGFGFLLANLLERVLSGTSGGTAGQIVKWATIVLFTFMGLSFTGVGDIITETAFTALVVGFAVAAALAFGLGGREWAGRKLEQMDRRMEDYSGGSAMTSSASDPAPSEDPENLPPGA
- a CDS encoding cation:proton antiporter, which gives rise to MEHHGGLMLRDALLMLGFALVAVLTFRRAGLGATLGYLVAGALLGPEVFGLVGGAEEMAVVAELGIVMLLFVVGLELSPARLWRMKHLIFGLGLTQVVACGLAVTATVLALAGYTLEAALAIGLPLGLSSTAQVLPMLQTAGRLRTPFGEKAFGILLFQDLSIIPLITIVTAMSRDPAAEEGPGGWMLALMTVGAILGLIVAGRVIIRPLFRLIGGLGERELFVVAALFTVLASATLMQALGLSAALGAFIAGVMLADTPYRHELEADIEPFRSILLGLFFIAVGMMLDLGAVAANPLFVIGFAILLIVVKTALIFGLGLLSKMRWRAALALGLLLSQGGEFAFVLYTTAQQALLIEQETASIFGAIVTLSMAATPFLMIATRRIRQEPKDEDETREEPQNEGAAAIVIGYGRFGQGVAQTLMNGGVSVTVVDKKAEQIDIAEEFGSKVYFGDGTRMDMLRQAGADQSQLIMFCADEVPDAELIENIHEAFPDAAIYVRGFDRRSVIELAKSPVEYVVRELYESAVAMGRMALEKIGVSQEEIDKAERDYREHDKDRLDVQIDKGDIYAAKEMTRERQQKLRGET
- a CDS encoding sensor domain-containing phosphodiesterase, yielding MGHAAQILPEFEAPAPPLADELVNDPAIERILGSVRGHLGVEIAFVARYIEGEQRELTHVSTDLDLPMGPGYRNPRDEGYCWHILNGRLPELIQDAADHPLTETMEITHFLPVGCHINTPLRLSDGTVWGSFCALGRNPDRTMNERDLDILKSFASLAAERIESSLEHDVLTYEARKRVESMLDGHGVSTFQQPIVSLGSGDPVGVECLSRFPDLTKRGPEAWFEDAELVGLGKELEMTAVRCALDTLGHIPDGLYATINVSPQTVATGALRELLESVEPGNIVVEITEHCQVDDFDELAREIAALKAHAKIAIDDVGTGYAGLRHIVDLQPDILKMDMVLTRGIEADPARKAMTAALVQLAHEIGCTLVAEGIETEHEARVMRKLGVDCGQGYLFSRPLPVVAAQQYLMEHAAKG
- a CDS encoding RDD family protein, which translates into the protein MNAITQAMRDEAGKRARMLVTPEGLALPLTVGSRGSRAGALLLDLTFIFIGVIVFLVSLTAIGIGIFTSGMDESNPALELVIVAIIMLLFLARYGYFMWFELGPRAATPGKRLLGLRVAARDGGRLTAEMVIARNLMRDVEVFLPLFFLLGGGQNEGIFGIALFAWLAVFVLFPFFNRDNLRAGDLVAGTWVVEAKSAKLRDAMSVAPDRSTDYRFGEAELSIYGEHELQVLERVLRQDQPDAMRDVADAITRKIGWQLGNGDDREFLGAFYAALRGHLESGLRFGKRKRDKHS